A stretch of the Taeniopygia guttata chromosome 3, bTaeGut7.mat, whole genome shotgun sequence genome encodes the following:
- the GTF3C2 gene encoding general transcription factor 3C polypeptide 2 isoform X1 translates to MASSAARGPPCRERPGRRSGSAGRRRSRSGEREGEQSVLREEPPAGALGCEDGGEAGKAPRKPPRPRVVPDGAAERRGESSANGAVPPARAGAGRGRKGKAEVLLLELAQAPEPVPGEKRLASSEDRDGAESPRGGRPKRRAAKVALLYLQELAEELMPVCQPPALAKGTPEPERGQRKRRGRRRKEEDTDSDDPAQDADFVPSQEVLQEEEEEGSDTLFSEASEPELEAPRGHGGRTAATGRSKPQCRGLAPNGFHNSIMAPVEKSSSLTCSLRELKHSQWEFPDWIPVAHGWTCLSDSEAAPYLPAEEKSPLFSVQREGIKDDGALYRLNRFSSLQPHPERLDVSFFVGGPVWAMEWCPTPEGSAAPQYVAVSCHRSMEETHSVSGLHSGPALLQLWHLGTLQMEQGSPNKARLAYAIAADYGCVWDMKFCPSGAWEPPTAARMYPQMSRLGLLAAAFSDGRVVVYALPHPEALHHAKTTQVKDGSLHKHLICKVQCIATLQVGSIQAGNASECGQCFSLSWMPCKPHHHLAAGFYDGTVAVWNLLTKSLLQCVHQPDASLKLYPFQCFLAHDQAVRSIEWCKADSNFLVTVGSDRKIKFWDLRRLYEPINSIKRFLSTEVAWLLPYNGITVAQDNCYAPYGLCGIHYIDAGYLGFKAYFVAPRKGTVWSISGSDWLNTVAAGDITGELVAAVLPDLAVNPLNIKRSSDRRFPVYKADLLPCNPEGPERTEQALPRTQRYSEMVARSYIRFQDTDLRSFQNFPSREPMRRMHTQELKAELSLDRLQLEALHKVRFSPNLDSQGWLVSGGQAGIVRAHCLAGLASGVSPQLLPECQARFSVLYGDTPSSPAAPEHSLLPAE, encoded by the exons ATGGCGTCGAGCGCCGCCCGCGGGCCGCCGTGCCGGGAGCGGCCGGGACGACGGTCGGGTTCTGCCGGGCGGAGGCGGAGCCGTAGCGGGGAGCGGGAGGGCGAACAGAGCGTGCTCC GGGAGGAGCCGCCGGCGGGAGCCCTGGGCTGTGAGGATGGCGGAGAAGCCGGGAAAGCCCCGAGAAAACCTCCGCGGCCCCGGGTCGTTCCCGAcggggcggcggagcggcgcggCGAGAGCTCCGCCAACGGGGCCGTGCCGCCGGCGCGGGCCGGCGCGGGGCGCGGCAGGAAGGGCAAGGccgaggtgctgctgctggagctggcccAGGCCCCGGAGCCCGTCCCGGGGGAAAAGCGGCTGGCGAGCAGCGAGGACCGGGACGGAGCTGAGAGtccgcggggcgggcggcccAAGAGGAGGGCGGCCAAAGT ggctctgctgtacctgcaggagctggccGAGGAGCTGATGCCCGTGTGCCAGCCCCCTGCTCTGGCCAAGGGCACGCCGGAGCCCGAGCGCGGCCAGAGGAAGCGCCGGGGCcggaggaggaaggaggaggacaCGGACAGCGATGACCCCGCGCAAGATGCTGACTTCGTGCCCTcgcaggaggtgctgcaggaggaggaggaggagggcagcgACACGCTGTTCAGTGAGGCGTCggagccagagctggaggcacCTCGAGGGCACGGCGGGAGGACGGCAGCCACTGGG AGATCCAAGCCCCAGTGCCGAGGCCTCGCCCCCAATGGATTCCACAACTCCATCATGGCCCCAGTGGAGAAGAGCTCCAGCCTTACCTGCAGCCT GCGGGAGCTGAAGCACTCGCAGTGGGAGTTCCCTGACTGGATCCCAGTGGCACACGGGTGGACGTGTCTCTCTGACAG CGAGGCTGCCCCATAcctgccggcagaggagaagtCTCCCCTCTTCTCCGTTCAGCGTGAGGGCATCAAGGACGATGGAGCCTTGTACAGGTTGAACAG gttcagctctctgcagccCCACCCAGAGCGCCTGGATGTCTCCTTCTTCGTGGGCGGCCCAGTGTGGGCGATGGAGTGGTGCCCGACCCCAGAGGGCTCCGCAGCCCCGCAGTACGTGGCCGTGTCCTGCCACAGGAGCATGGAGGAGACGCACAGTGTGTCTGGGCTTCACTCAGGccctgcactcctgcagctctggcacctgggCACGCTGCAGATGGAGCAGGG CTCTCCCAACAAAGCCAGGCTGGCCTATGCCATCGCTGCTGACTACGGCTGTGTGTGGGACATGAAGTTCTGCCCCAGTGGTGCCTGGGAGCCACCCACTGCAGCCCGGATG TACCCACAGATGAGCcggctgggcctgctggccgCTGCCTTCTCGGATGGCAGGGTGGTGGTGTATGCCCTGCCGCATCCTGAGGCCCTGCACCACGCCAAGACAACCCAGGTAAAAG ATGGGTCCCTCCACAAGCACCTTATCTGCAAG GTGCAGTGCATTGCCACACTTCAGGTGGGCTCCATCCAGGCAGGTAATGCATCTGAGTGTGGACAGTGCTTCAGTCTCTCCTGGATGCCTTGCAAGCCCCACCATCACCTGGCAGCAGGGTTTTATGATG GCACCGTGGCAGTGTGGAACCTGCTCACCAAATCCCTGCTGCAGTGCGTGCACCAGCCTGATGCCTCCCTCAAGCTCTACCCTTTCCAGTGCTTTCTAGCCCATGACCAGGCAGTCCGGAGCATTGAGTGGTGCAAAGCTGACAG CAACTTCCTGGTCACGGTGGGCAGCGATCGCAAGATCAAGTTCTGGGACCTGCGGCGGCTCTACGAGCCCATCAACAGCATCAAGCGGTTCCTGAGCACCGAGgtggcctggctgctgccctACAATGGCATCACTGTGGCCCAGGACAACTGCTATGCCCC GTATGGGCTCTGTGGGATCCACTACATCGACGCCGGGTATCTGGGCTTCAAGGCCTATTTCGTGGCCCCTCGCAAGGGCACCGTGTGG agcaTCTCTGGCTCAGACTGGTTGAACACGGTAGCTGCGGGTGACATCACCGGTGAGCTGGTGGCAGCGGTGCTGCCTGACCTGGCTGTCAACCCCCTCAACATCAAGCGCTCCTCGGACCGCAGATTT CCGGTGTACAAAGCTGACCTGCTGCCATGCAACCCTGAGGGGCCTGAGCGCACCGAGCAGGCCCTGCCCAGGACCCAGCGCTACAGTGAGATGGTAGCCAGGAGCTACATCCGATTCCAGGACACGGACCTG CGCAGCTTCCAGAACTTCCCGAGCCGGGAGCCCATGCGCCGGATGCACACGCaggagctgaaggcagagctgagcctggaCCGCCTGCAGCTGGAGGCGCTCCACAAG GTGCGTTTCAGCCCCAACCTGGACTCGCAGGGATGGCTGGTGTCGGGCGGGCAGGCGGGCATTGTGCGGGCCCACTGCCTGGCGGGGCTGGCCTCTGGCGTGagcccccagctgctcccagagtGCCAGGCCCGCTTCAGCGTCCTCTATGGGGACACACCCAGCAGCCCTGCCGCCCCTGAGCACTCCCTGCTGCCGGCGGAGTAG
- the GTF3C2 gene encoding general transcription factor 3C polypeptide 2 isoform X2, with amino-acid sequence MASSAARGPPCRERPGRRSGSAGRRRSRSGEREGEQSVLREEPPAGALGCEDGGEAGKAPRKPPRPRVVPDGAAERRGESSANGAVPPARAGAGRGRKGKAEVLLLELAQAPEPVPGEKRLASSEDRDGAESPRGGRPKRRAAKVALLYLQELAEELMPVCQPPALAKGTPEPERGQRKRRGRRRKEEDTDSDDPAQDADFVPSQEVLQEEEEEGSDTLFSEASEPELEAPRGHGGRTAATGRSKPQCRGLAPNGFHNSIMAPVEKSSSLTCSLRELKHSQWEFPDWIPVAHGWTCLSDSEAAPYLPAEEKSPLFSVQREGIKDDGALYRLNRFSSLQPHPERLDVSFFVGGPVWAMEWCPTPEGSAAPQYVAVSCHRSMEETHSVSGLHSGPALLQLWHLGTLQMEQGSPNKARLAYAIAADYGCVWDMKFCPSGAWEPPTAARMYPQMSRLGLLAAAFSDGRVVVYALPHPEALHHAKTTQVQCIATLQVGSIQAGNASECGQCFSLSWMPCKPHHHLAAGFYDGTVAVWNLLTKSLLQCVHQPDASLKLYPFQCFLAHDQAVRSIEWCKADSNFLVTVGSDRKIKFWDLRRLYEPINSIKRFLSTEVAWLLPYNGITVAQDNCYAPYGLCGIHYIDAGYLGFKAYFVAPRKGTVWSISGSDWLNTVAAGDITGELVAAVLPDLAVNPLNIKRSSDRRFPVYKADLLPCNPEGPERTEQALPRTQRYSEMVARSYIRFQDTDLRSFQNFPSREPMRRMHTQELKAELSLDRLQLEALHKVRFSPNLDSQGWLVSGGQAGIVRAHCLAGLASGVSPQLLPECQARFSVLYGDTPSSPAAPEHSLLPAE; translated from the exons ATGGCGTCGAGCGCCGCCCGCGGGCCGCCGTGCCGGGAGCGGCCGGGACGACGGTCGGGTTCTGCCGGGCGGAGGCGGAGCCGTAGCGGGGAGCGGGAGGGCGAACAGAGCGTGCTCC GGGAGGAGCCGCCGGCGGGAGCCCTGGGCTGTGAGGATGGCGGAGAAGCCGGGAAAGCCCCGAGAAAACCTCCGCGGCCCCGGGTCGTTCCCGAcggggcggcggagcggcgcggCGAGAGCTCCGCCAACGGGGCCGTGCCGCCGGCGCGGGCCGGCGCGGGGCGCGGCAGGAAGGGCAAGGccgaggtgctgctgctggagctggcccAGGCCCCGGAGCCCGTCCCGGGGGAAAAGCGGCTGGCGAGCAGCGAGGACCGGGACGGAGCTGAGAGtccgcggggcgggcggcccAAGAGGAGGGCGGCCAAAGT ggctctgctgtacctgcaggagctggccGAGGAGCTGATGCCCGTGTGCCAGCCCCCTGCTCTGGCCAAGGGCACGCCGGAGCCCGAGCGCGGCCAGAGGAAGCGCCGGGGCcggaggaggaaggaggaggacaCGGACAGCGATGACCCCGCGCAAGATGCTGACTTCGTGCCCTcgcaggaggtgctgcaggaggaggaggaggagggcagcgACACGCTGTTCAGTGAGGCGTCggagccagagctggaggcacCTCGAGGGCACGGCGGGAGGACGGCAGCCACTGGG AGATCCAAGCCCCAGTGCCGAGGCCTCGCCCCCAATGGATTCCACAACTCCATCATGGCCCCAGTGGAGAAGAGCTCCAGCCTTACCTGCAGCCT GCGGGAGCTGAAGCACTCGCAGTGGGAGTTCCCTGACTGGATCCCAGTGGCACACGGGTGGACGTGTCTCTCTGACAG CGAGGCTGCCCCATAcctgccggcagaggagaagtCTCCCCTCTTCTCCGTTCAGCGTGAGGGCATCAAGGACGATGGAGCCTTGTACAGGTTGAACAG gttcagctctctgcagccCCACCCAGAGCGCCTGGATGTCTCCTTCTTCGTGGGCGGCCCAGTGTGGGCGATGGAGTGGTGCCCGACCCCAGAGGGCTCCGCAGCCCCGCAGTACGTGGCCGTGTCCTGCCACAGGAGCATGGAGGAGACGCACAGTGTGTCTGGGCTTCACTCAGGccctgcactcctgcagctctggcacctgggCACGCTGCAGATGGAGCAGGG CTCTCCCAACAAAGCCAGGCTGGCCTATGCCATCGCTGCTGACTACGGCTGTGTGTGGGACATGAAGTTCTGCCCCAGTGGTGCCTGGGAGCCACCCACTGCAGCCCGGATG TACCCACAGATGAGCcggctgggcctgctggccgCTGCCTTCTCGGATGGCAGGGTGGTGGTGTATGCCCTGCCGCATCCTGAGGCCCTGCACCACGCCAAGACAACCCAG GTGCAGTGCATTGCCACACTTCAGGTGGGCTCCATCCAGGCAGGTAATGCATCTGAGTGTGGACAGTGCTTCAGTCTCTCCTGGATGCCTTGCAAGCCCCACCATCACCTGGCAGCAGGGTTTTATGATG GCACCGTGGCAGTGTGGAACCTGCTCACCAAATCCCTGCTGCAGTGCGTGCACCAGCCTGATGCCTCCCTCAAGCTCTACCCTTTCCAGTGCTTTCTAGCCCATGACCAGGCAGTCCGGAGCATTGAGTGGTGCAAAGCTGACAG CAACTTCCTGGTCACGGTGGGCAGCGATCGCAAGATCAAGTTCTGGGACCTGCGGCGGCTCTACGAGCCCATCAACAGCATCAAGCGGTTCCTGAGCACCGAGgtggcctggctgctgccctACAATGGCATCACTGTGGCCCAGGACAACTGCTATGCCCC GTATGGGCTCTGTGGGATCCACTACATCGACGCCGGGTATCTGGGCTTCAAGGCCTATTTCGTGGCCCCTCGCAAGGGCACCGTGTGG agcaTCTCTGGCTCAGACTGGTTGAACACGGTAGCTGCGGGTGACATCACCGGTGAGCTGGTGGCAGCGGTGCTGCCTGACCTGGCTGTCAACCCCCTCAACATCAAGCGCTCCTCGGACCGCAGATTT CCGGTGTACAAAGCTGACCTGCTGCCATGCAACCCTGAGGGGCCTGAGCGCACCGAGCAGGCCCTGCCCAGGACCCAGCGCTACAGTGAGATGGTAGCCAGGAGCTACATCCGATTCCAGGACACGGACCTG CGCAGCTTCCAGAACTTCCCGAGCCGGGAGCCCATGCGCCGGATGCACACGCaggagctgaaggcagagctgagcctggaCCGCCTGCAGCTGGAGGCGCTCCACAAG GTGCGTTTCAGCCCCAACCTGGACTCGCAGGGATGGCTGGTGTCGGGCGGGCAGGCGGGCATTGTGCGGGCCCACTGCCTGGCGGGGCTGGCCTCTGGCGTGagcccccagctgctcccagagtGCCAGGCCCGCTTCAGCGTCCTCTATGGGGACACACCCAGCAGCCCTGCCGCCCCTGAGCACTCCCTGCTGCCGGCGGAGTAG
- the GTF3C2 gene encoding general transcription factor 3C polypeptide 2 isoform X3, translating into MPVCQPPALAKGTPEPERGQRKRRGRRRKEEDTDSDDPAQDADFVPSQEVLQEEEEEGSDTLFSEASEPELEAPRGHGGRTAATGRSKPQCRGLAPNGFHNSIMAPVEKSSSLTCSLRELKHSQWEFPDWIPVAHGWTCLSDSEAAPYLPAEEKSPLFSVQREGIKDDGALYRLNRFSSLQPHPERLDVSFFVGGPVWAMEWCPTPEGSAAPQYVAVSCHRSMEETHSVSGLHSGPALLQLWHLGTLQMEQGSPNKARLAYAIAADYGCVWDMKFCPSGAWEPPTAARMYPQMSRLGLLAAAFSDGRVVVYALPHPEALHHAKTTQVKDGSLHKHLICKVQCIATLQVGSIQAGNASECGQCFSLSWMPCKPHHHLAAGFYDGTVAVWNLLTKSLLQCVHQPDASLKLYPFQCFLAHDQAVRSIEWCKADSNFLVTVGSDRKIKFWDLRRLYEPINSIKRFLSTEVAWLLPYNGITVAQDNCYAPYGLCGIHYIDAGYLGFKAYFVAPRKGTVWSISGSDWLNTVAAGDITGELVAAVLPDLAVNPLNIKRSSDRRFPVYKADLLPCNPEGPERTEQALPRTQRYSEMVARSYIRFQDTDLRSFQNFPSREPMRRMHTQELKAELSLDRLQLEALHKVRFSPNLDSQGWLVSGGQAGIVRAHCLAGLASGVSPQLLPECQARFSVLYGDTPSSPAAPEHSLLPAE; encoded by the exons ATGCCCGTGTGCCAGCCCCCTGCTCTGGCCAAGGGCACGCCGGAGCCCGAGCGCGGCCAGAGGAAGCGCCGGGGCcggaggaggaaggaggaggacaCGGACAGCGATGACCCCGCGCAAGATGCTGACTTCGTGCCCTcgcaggaggtgctgcaggaggaggaggaggagggcagcgACACGCTGTTCAGTGAGGCGTCggagccagagctggaggcacCTCGAGGGCACGGCGGGAGGACGGCAGCCACTGGG AGATCCAAGCCCCAGTGCCGAGGCCTCGCCCCCAATGGATTCCACAACTCCATCATGGCCCCAGTGGAGAAGAGCTCCAGCCTTACCTGCAGCCT GCGGGAGCTGAAGCACTCGCAGTGGGAGTTCCCTGACTGGATCCCAGTGGCACACGGGTGGACGTGTCTCTCTGACAG CGAGGCTGCCCCATAcctgccggcagaggagaagtCTCCCCTCTTCTCCGTTCAGCGTGAGGGCATCAAGGACGATGGAGCCTTGTACAGGTTGAACAG gttcagctctctgcagccCCACCCAGAGCGCCTGGATGTCTCCTTCTTCGTGGGCGGCCCAGTGTGGGCGATGGAGTGGTGCCCGACCCCAGAGGGCTCCGCAGCCCCGCAGTACGTGGCCGTGTCCTGCCACAGGAGCATGGAGGAGACGCACAGTGTGTCTGGGCTTCACTCAGGccctgcactcctgcagctctggcacctgggCACGCTGCAGATGGAGCAGGG CTCTCCCAACAAAGCCAGGCTGGCCTATGCCATCGCTGCTGACTACGGCTGTGTGTGGGACATGAAGTTCTGCCCCAGTGGTGCCTGGGAGCCACCCACTGCAGCCCGGATG TACCCACAGATGAGCcggctgggcctgctggccgCTGCCTTCTCGGATGGCAGGGTGGTGGTGTATGCCCTGCCGCATCCTGAGGCCCTGCACCACGCCAAGACAACCCAGGTAAAAG ATGGGTCCCTCCACAAGCACCTTATCTGCAAG GTGCAGTGCATTGCCACACTTCAGGTGGGCTCCATCCAGGCAGGTAATGCATCTGAGTGTGGACAGTGCTTCAGTCTCTCCTGGATGCCTTGCAAGCCCCACCATCACCTGGCAGCAGGGTTTTATGATG GCACCGTGGCAGTGTGGAACCTGCTCACCAAATCCCTGCTGCAGTGCGTGCACCAGCCTGATGCCTCCCTCAAGCTCTACCCTTTCCAGTGCTTTCTAGCCCATGACCAGGCAGTCCGGAGCATTGAGTGGTGCAAAGCTGACAG CAACTTCCTGGTCACGGTGGGCAGCGATCGCAAGATCAAGTTCTGGGACCTGCGGCGGCTCTACGAGCCCATCAACAGCATCAAGCGGTTCCTGAGCACCGAGgtggcctggctgctgccctACAATGGCATCACTGTGGCCCAGGACAACTGCTATGCCCC GTATGGGCTCTGTGGGATCCACTACATCGACGCCGGGTATCTGGGCTTCAAGGCCTATTTCGTGGCCCCTCGCAAGGGCACCGTGTGG agcaTCTCTGGCTCAGACTGGTTGAACACGGTAGCTGCGGGTGACATCACCGGTGAGCTGGTGGCAGCGGTGCTGCCTGACCTGGCTGTCAACCCCCTCAACATCAAGCGCTCCTCGGACCGCAGATTT CCGGTGTACAAAGCTGACCTGCTGCCATGCAACCCTGAGGGGCCTGAGCGCACCGAGCAGGCCCTGCCCAGGACCCAGCGCTACAGTGAGATGGTAGCCAGGAGCTACATCCGATTCCAGGACACGGACCTG CGCAGCTTCCAGAACTTCCCGAGCCGGGAGCCCATGCGCCGGATGCACACGCaggagctgaaggcagagctgagcctggaCCGCCTGCAGCTGGAGGCGCTCCACAAG GTGCGTTTCAGCCCCAACCTGGACTCGCAGGGATGGCTGGTGTCGGGCGGGCAGGCGGGCATTGTGCGGGCCCACTGCCTGGCGGGGCTGGCCTCTGGCGTGagcccccagctgctcccagagtGCCAGGCCCGCTTCAGCGTCCTCTATGGGGACACACCCAGCAGCCCTGCCGCCCCTGAGCACTCCCTGCTGCCGGCGGAGTAG
- the SLC30A3 gene encoding probable proton-coupled zinc antiporter SLC30A3 isoform X1, with protein MEPPTGTESARLVSPRGGRADGSLRLKSLFTGSRDPSALAAPRAPDPHCRCSPPTPGPGQGRLQAGRQLSVACAVCCLFMVGEVIGGYLAHSLAIMTDAAHLLTDVGSMSVSLFSLWVSNRPPTKTMTFGWHRSETLGALASVLSIWVVTAALVYLAAARIISNDYEIEARAMLATSACAVGVNLVMAYILHQSPAGHGHGPGAYEQLENSVACQPSRSPLPGSTSVRAAFVHVVGDLLQSISVLVAATIIYFKPQCKIADPISTLFFSVFVLGSTITILKDVFRVLMEGTPRGLEFDAVKEVLLGASGVRGVHDLHLWALTLSHPAVSVHVAVDAGADAETVLQEVTARLQSRFGFALCTVQVEQHQEESAGCPHCQDPRT; from the exons ATGGAGCCCCCGACCGGCACCGAGAGCGCCCGCCTGGTCAGCCcgcggggcggccgcgccgACGGCAGCCTGCGCCTCAAGAG TCTCTTCACAGGCTCTCGAGACCCCTCGGCACTGGCGGCTCCCCGGGCTCCAGATCCCCACTGCCGCTGCAGCCCCCCGAcccccggccccgggcagggcaggctccAGGCGGGCCGGCAGCTGAGCGTCGCCTGCGCTGTCTGCTGCCTCTTTATGGTCGGGGAAGTGATAG gTGGGTACCTGGCACACAGCCTGGCCATCATGACGGATGCAGCCCACCTGCTGACAGATGTGGGCAGCATGTctgtcagcctcttctccctctGGGTCTCCAATCGCCCACCCACCAAGACCATGACCTTTGGCTGGCACCGCTCAG AGACACTGGGTGCGCTGGCCTCTGTCCTCTCTATCTGGGTTGTGACCGCAGCCCTGGTCTATCTGGCGGCCGCCCGCATCATCAGCAATGACTACGAGATCGAGGCACGGGCCATGTTGGCCACGTCTGCCTGTGCTGTTGGCGTCAATCTGGT CATGGCCTACATCCTGCACCAGTCCCCTGCTGGCCATGGCCATGGCCCAGGGGCCTATGAGCAGCTGGAGAACTCTGTGGCCTGCCAGCCCAGCCGTAGccccctgcctggcagcaccAGCGTGCGGGCAGCCTTTGTCCACGTGGTGGGTGACCTGCTGCAGAGCATCAGTGTCCTCGTGGCTGCTACCATCATCTACTTCAAG CCCCAGTGCAAGATCGCAGACCCCATCAGCACCCTCTTCTTTTCAGTCTTCGTCCTTGGCTCCACCATCACGATCCTCAAAGACGTCTTCAGGGTCCTCATGGAAG GGACACCGCGGGGCCTGGAGTTCGATGCAGTgaaggaggtgctgctgggggccAGCGGGGTGCGGGGCGTCCACGACCTGCACCTCTGGGCGCTGACGCTGAGCCACCCCGCCGTGTCAGTACACGTGGCTGTGG ATGCCGGTGCTGATGCCGAGACGGTGCTGCAGGAGGTCACTGCCCGGctccagagcaggtttggctTTGCCTTGTGCACGGTCCAGgtggagcagcaccaggaggaGTCAGCAGGCTGTCCCCACTGCCAGGACCCCCGAACCTGA
- the SLC30A3 gene encoding probable proton-coupled zinc antiporter SLC30A3 isoform X2: MEPPTGTESARLVSPRGGRADGSLRLKSLFTGSRDPSALAAPRAPDPHCRCSPPTPGPGQGRLQAGRQLSVACAVCCLFMVGEVIGGYLAHSLAIMTDAAHLLTDVGSMSVSLFSLWVSNRPPTKTMTFGWHRSETLGALASVLSIWVVTAALVYLAAARIISNDYEIEARAMLATSACAVGVNLVMAYILHQSPAGHGHGPGAYEQLENSVACQPSRSPLPGSTSVRAAFVHVVGDLLQSISVLVAATIIYFKPQCKIADPISTLFFSVFVLGSTITILKDVFRVLMEGTPRGLEFDAVKEVLLGASGVRGVHDLHLWALTLSHPAVSVHVAVGGAAPGGVSRLSPLPGPPNLRPPPALHWARRGPGPSSLC; this comes from the exons ATGGAGCCCCCGACCGGCACCGAGAGCGCCCGCCTGGTCAGCCcgcggggcggccgcgccgACGGCAGCCTGCGCCTCAAGAG TCTCTTCACAGGCTCTCGAGACCCCTCGGCACTGGCGGCTCCCCGGGCTCCAGATCCCCACTGCCGCTGCAGCCCCCCGAcccccggccccgggcagggcaggctccAGGCGGGCCGGCAGCTGAGCGTCGCCTGCGCTGTCTGCTGCCTCTTTATGGTCGGGGAAGTGATAG gTGGGTACCTGGCACACAGCCTGGCCATCATGACGGATGCAGCCCACCTGCTGACAGATGTGGGCAGCATGTctgtcagcctcttctccctctGGGTCTCCAATCGCCCACCCACCAAGACCATGACCTTTGGCTGGCACCGCTCAG AGACACTGGGTGCGCTGGCCTCTGTCCTCTCTATCTGGGTTGTGACCGCAGCCCTGGTCTATCTGGCGGCCGCCCGCATCATCAGCAATGACTACGAGATCGAGGCACGGGCCATGTTGGCCACGTCTGCCTGTGCTGTTGGCGTCAATCTGGT CATGGCCTACATCCTGCACCAGTCCCCTGCTGGCCATGGCCATGGCCCAGGGGCCTATGAGCAGCTGGAGAACTCTGTGGCCTGCCAGCCCAGCCGTAGccccctgcctggcagcaccAGCGTGCGGGCAGCCTTTGTCCACGTGGTGGGTGACCTGCTGCAGAGCATCAGTGTCCTCGTGGCTGCTACCATCATCTACTTCAAG CCCCAGTGCAAGATCGCAGACCCCATCAGCACCCTCTTCTTTTCAGTCTTCGTCCTTGGCTCCACCATCACGATCCTCAAAGACGTCTTCAGGGTCCTCATGGAAG GGACACCGCGGGGCCTGGAGTTCGATGCAGTgaaggaggtgctgctgggggccAGCGGGGTGCGGGGCGTCCACGACCTGCACCTCTGGGCGCTGACGCTGAGCCACCCCGCCGTGTCAGTACACGTGGCTGTGG gtggagcagcaccaggaggaGTCAGCAGGCTGTCCCCACTGCCAGGACCCCCGAACCTGAGACCCCCACCCGCTCTACATTGGGCCAGACGTGGCCCTGGCCCCAGCTCCTTGTGCTAG